From the genome of Oscillatoria salina IIICB1:
CAGGTAACTTACTGATCGCAGCAATGTATTTTCACATCATCAACCTCTAGAAAATACCTGAACAGTTAAACTAAACTGGTCGAACAGGGATACAGCGATCGCTGTATCCCTTAATTATTGAGTATCGGGAAAGGGACTGGGGACAAGGGAGACAAGGAGGATAAACTGATAACTGATAACTATCCATTAATAATTAACTAAAAGTAAAGAAAATTGATCGGCTATCTCAAAGGTAAAGTAACTAATATCATCAAAAGCACAAATAATCGGCTGATTCTGATTTTAGAAGTAAACCAGATCGGCTATGAAGTGCAAATAGCTTCACGTTTAGCGCGTCAGTTGGAAGAAAATACTTCTGATGAGTCAGTGCAAATTTTTACACACTTACAAATCCGGGAAGACCAACAAATATTATATGGTTTTGCTTCGGCGGCGGAGAGAGATTTATTTCGTCAATTAATCAGTGTAAGTGGAATTGGCACTCAATTAGCGATCGCCGCGATCGACACTTTGGGATTACCTAACTTAGTCGAAGCGATCGTTACTGGTAACATTCCCACGTTAGTAAAAATTCCTGGAGTCGGGAAAAAAACCGCCGAACGAATTGCTTTAGAATTAAGAACGAAACTCGCTCAATGGCGACAAGCAGTAGGAGTTGCTACACCAGCTAACTCAGCAACCCCAGCCAATGCTCTTACTGAAGATGTGGAAATGACATTATTAGCATTAGGATACAGCAACAGCGAAATCGAACAAGCACTTTCCGCCCTTTCTCAAGATAGTCAAATGCTGAAAAATACTAAAGCCGAAGACTGGATTAAAAATGCGATCGCCTGGTTAAGTCAGTGAGTTAGCAATTTTAACACTCACCAATAGGCGGAAAAACTCATTTCAATTATGGGAATGCCAAAACCTCTTTGTCCTCCATCTAAAGCGCGATCGCCGCAACCAGCTAGTCTATCTCTTCAGAGCGATTATTTTTTCACTGAACAAGCGCGAAAATATCGTCATCTACAACTTTAACTTTTTTAACTTTTTGCTAAGGACGGTTGTTAAATGGCAAGTCCAATTGAATTCAACTTATTTGCACCTTACAACAAAAAAGCTTCTTTAATCGGATCTTTTTCCAACTGGGAAGAAATTCCGATGGAAAAAGGAGATGATGGTCATTTTCGAGTTACAGTTGAATTGGAAGACGGCGAATATCTTTATAAATATCGCATTCAATCTAAATCTCATTTTTTTGAACCAGATCGATGGGTAGATATTGTCGATCCCTATGCTACCGAAGTTGTTGACGATGCACTCCAAAATGGTGTGGTACGCATCAAAGATGGTGAAAGAATAATCGATACTTATGTCTGGATGCACGACAACAAACCTTTACCTCCCGACGAACAATTAGTCATCTATGAAATGCACGTTGGCGACTTTTCAGGAGGTGAAGACGATCCCTACCAACGCGGCAAATACGAAAATGTTATTGAAAAATTAGATTACCTTTGCGAACTGGGAATTAACGCGATCGAATTAATGCCAATTAAAGAATATCCTGGCGACCATAGTTGGGGTTATAACCCGCGTTATTTCTTCGCTACTGAGTCTAGTTACGGTTCCACAGCCGACTTAAAACAGATGATAGATGAATGTCACAATCGCGGCATTCGTGTAATTATCGACGGTATTTATAACCACTCAGAATCAGAATGTCCTCTAACCCAAATTGACCACGATTATTGGTATCATCACGATCCTAAAGACTCCGAATTTAATTGGGGACCTGAATTTAATTACCATCACTATGACGAAAATTTAGACATTAAACCAGCTTGGGAATTTATCGGTAATACAGTACGTTTTTGGGTTGAAGAATATCACATTGATGGTATTCGCTATGATGCAGCTAAGCAAATCGACAACTTTGAATTTTTGCATTGGATTGTCGATGAAACCCATCGTGTCGCGAATATGAAACCATTTTATAATGTTGCCGAACACATTCCCGACATTCCTAGTATTACTAATTACGATGGTCCAATGGATGGTTGTTGGCACG
Proteins encoded in this window:
- the ruvA gene encoding Holliday junction branch migration protein RuvA, whose product is MIGYLKGKVTNIIKSTNNRLILILEVNQIGYEVQIASRLARQLEENTSDESVQIFTHLQIREDQQILYGFASAAERDLFRQLISVSGIGTQLAIAAIDTLGLPNLVEAIVTGNIPTLVKIPGVGKKTAERIALELRTKLAQWRQAVGVATPANSATPANALTEDVEMTLLALGYSNSEIEQALSALSQDSQMLKNTKAEDWIKNAIAWLSQ
- a CDS encoding alpha-amylase family glycosyl hydrolase, which encodes MASPIEFNLFAPYNKKASLIGSFSNWEEIPMEKGDDGHFRVTVELEDGEYLYKYRIQSKSHFFEPDRWVDIVDPYATEVVDDALQNGVVRIKDGERIIDTYVWMHDNKPLPPDEQLVIYEMHVGDFSGGEDDPYQRGKYENVIEKLDYLCELGINAIELMPIKEYPGDHSWGYNPRYFFATESSYGSTADLKQMIDECHNRGIRVIIDGIYNHSESECPLTQIDHDYWYHHDPKDSEFNWGPEFNYHHYDENLDIKPAWEFIGNTVRFWVEEYHIDGIRYDAAKQIDNFEFLHWIVDETHRVANMKPFYNVAEHIPDIPSITNYDGPMDGCWHDSFYHTIVPHICGDTFELERLKDVIDCKRQGFMGASNVVNYIANHDQQRLMVELGNRNVFDEAAFKRIKLGVALLMTAVGIPMVWMGEEFGEYKPKTIESAKIDWSLLKNDENRSLFAWYKGLIGLRRNNHALYTENINFFHENAEAKVLAYVRWNGEGSRVVVVANFSDNYLADYEVTNFPENGTWHEWTRDYNLEVNDGKLVTDLPEWEAKVFVWQ